The nucleotide sequence CTCTACACCAACTGAGCAAGGGTTTGGAAATAAAGGAAGTCTTTTACCCTAACCAGATGACCGAAATCGGCAAATTCAGGATACGGGGATGGAAAAATGAAAGTGGGGTGAATCCCGATTTCTTTGCCAAAGACCTCTGGCTCGATGAAATCGATCGCTTTTCCCATCACTGGGTTGCCACGGTAAATCAAACCATTGTGGCGGTTTCCAGGCTCAGTTTCCATGATTCGCTTAGTGATGTTCCGTATGCGAACCTGCTCAAGCCTGAGCACAGGCCCTATTTTGAAAACCGGCGAATTGCCTCGATCAACCGCCTGGTGGTGGCACCCGAATACCGGGGGATGGGGCTGGCGGGCCAGATGGATCGGATCAGAATCGAGTGCGCCACCCGGCAGGCCGATGTGATGATTGCCTTTCCGCAACTGTCGCGCATCGAGTCGTTGCAAAGAAAGGGATTCGTCCTGATCGAGCAACTGGAAAATATCCCCGAGATGCCGGAGCGTCCCTTTTTTGTGATGGCGCTGGACTTAAAAAAAGGATCGATCGATGAATAAGGATTTGTTATTCAGCTTACTATGTATAAAAACACGCTTTGACCAGTAGCTCGTTATACCGTTTTGTCGACCTTAAGGAAGGTGAAGAAAAAACCGTTGGCCTGTTCATCGGCTATTCGTTCTTTATGGGCGTGGCGGTAGCTATTTTCTACACGGCTACCACGTCGCTGTTCCTGCTTTCCTTTGAGCGCACCATGCTACCCAAGGCCTACATCGTGGGTGGAATCGTAGTGTATGCCCTGGGGTTGATTACGAGCTACATCCAAAAAAGGATCCGGTTTTCCTACCTGGTCAACGGTCTCATTTACTTCCTGATGTTTTCCGTCACGGGATTGGTGCTTTCTTATCAGTTCAGCGATATCAAGTGGTTTATTTTCTTTCTGTTTGTATGGAACCGGGTGTTCGTATTTGTAAATGGCATCACCTTTTGGTCCACGGCGGCCCGCCTGTTCAACCTTCAGCAGGCCAAGCGGTTGTTTGGCCTGATCAGCACCGGAGAAGTGATTTCTTCCATTGTCAGTTATTTTTCGGTCCCCCTGTTGCTTAAGTTCATATCCACCGATCAGCTGCTGTACATTGTCGCCCTGGCGGTAGGAGCCTGTATCCTGCTCATGAGCCTTATTATCAATCGTTTCTCGGGGCAGCTGGCGGTTATTGCCGAACCCGCGCCCCGCGAAGCTACCTCGGCGGGCAACCCGCGCAGCTGGAAGCGTTTCCTGGCCAATCCCTACTACCTTCTGGTGTTTCTATTGGCCATGCTGCCGGTGGTGGGTTTGTTTTTCGTAGATTTTATGTTCGCCGTAGAATCCAAGGAGGTTTTTCCCGACAAAGAGCTCCTGGCCAGTTTCCTAGGGGTTTTCTTTGGGTTTTGTGCTTTAATCGAAATCGTGATCAAGACTGTTTTATACAATAAACTCATCGCTCGCTTTGGCCTGACCCTGGGGGTAGCTTTGCTACCCCTAACGCTGCTTTTCAGCTTGACGTTGGCCGTTAGCTATGGCGTCGTGTATGGTACCACCGCTCTTTTTTTTGCCTTCATCGTGCTGAGTCGGTTTTTTATGAGTTCGGTGCGCAAGTCGATCAACGAGCCTTCCTTTCAGGTACTTATGCAGCCGATTCCCTCCTCCGAGCGCTCCGAAGTGCAAAGCCGGATCGAGGGTGGACCCAAAGCGTTCGGTAACATTGTACCGGGGGTAATTCTGTTGTTGCTCACGAGTGTGAGTTTCATTGGTACCGTCGAAATTGCCGCCTTTTTTCTGATTATTCTGATGGGATGGCTCTATGTGTCCCTCAAGATACAGGGCCAGTATCGTGGTGTGCTGCGGGCGTTGCTGGAGAAGTCACAGGCCGGAATCAGGCATAGCCTGGATGCTTACCAATACGCGGCGTGGCGCCTCGCGGAAGCCCGCCGTACCGCCTCACTGAGTTCGGAGCGGAGCAGTTTCGAGTTCATTGTCAAACTGGTGGAATCTCCCCGTACGGCGGACCGCGTGCTGGCCGCCAGCCTGTTGGGCGAGTCGGGCCGGTACTTTGCCTATAAATACCTGACGCGGCTTATCCACGATGAATCGAGTGCGGTTCAGAACGCCGCTCTGGCTGCCGCGGCTACCATCCGAAATCCCGAGCTCCTACCCCTGTTGATCGTTCATCTGGAGCGGGATGCTACCCATGAAGCCGCCGCGTATGGTTTGCTGGGCGTTGGCGAAACCGCTATCCGTGAGCTGGCCCGCAGTTTTGGGCAGTCGGCGGGCCATACCGTAATGCAGTTGCGGCTGATCCGGGTTATCCGGCAGATCGGCGGTCCCAGGGCCGTCAAGTTTTTGCGGTCGGTATTGAACTCACCGGATGCCGCGGTGCGGGATGAGGTATACGGAGCTCTGAAAGAGCTTGACTATCAGGTCACGATCACGGAACGTATCTACCTTACCTCCGAAATCGGCGACCGGATTGAGTTATTTGTATGGTTATTGGCCGCGCAGCGCGACTTAAGCGGCTACCCGCCCGATTCGGATATCCAGTCGGCAATTGAAAGTGAAAAACGCCGGATCGTGCCCAAAATCTTCACGCTGCTCTCATTGTTGCCCGGTGCACAGCGGTACGATTTTATCAGTGAACTGCTCCTCAGCGACAACCACGAAACCCAGGGGTACCTGCTGGAGGTGATGAATATGACCCTTCCCAATGAGTGGAAAGGAAAATTGATCCCATTATTTGAAGACGTTCCCCTGGTGGAGAAGCTCAAACGTTGCGCCGCAGACTATCCTCAGCGTGTACTCTCGCCTCAGGAGAGACTTGGGGATATAGTCAACCGGCACTTCTCGCGGGTTTCGAGCTGGCTCAAGGCCACCGCCCTGCACCAATTAGCCCAGTTGCCTCAAGACAATGCCCTTATCCTGGCCGCCCACGCCGTATCACCCGACGAAGTTATTTCTGAAATAGCCCTGTCAGCGCTTTACAAATCCAATCCGGCCCGTTTTGAATCGTTACGGCAGGTGATGGAGGCACGGAACGACACGTTTCATCTCAAAATTTGCCGCCGCATAGCGAACTCTCCGTTAGACTATGACCTGTTGTGGTACCGGGTAGATGTGTTGCGGCGTACCGAGCGATTTGGGCTCAGAGACGGGGATGAACTGCTGACGGTGGCTCCTTTCCTGAATAAGTATACATTGGAAGCGGGAGAGGCTCTGGGCGAAGAGGTGCTGGTACGTCCCGGAAAAGTGTTCTGGCTGGTGGCAAGCGGTACTTTGACCGTCCAGTCGAATCAGGGCCCTACCCAGGTACTCGGGCCGTACGATTGGTGCGAGCTGACACCGGCCGAATCAAAACAGATTACGATGCGAGCCAGCGAACCCTCGGAGGTATACGCTATGGACGAACCACAACTGAACCACCTCCGGGCGTTCGAGTACCAACTGGCCGCCCCGCCACAGGGGGCCGTCGCCGAGAATGCCATGGCCCAGTAGCACGCACCAAACACAGAAAATACGATAGAACAAGGTTTTTACAAACAATGATCCGTACCGTACGACACTTACTGAATCTGTATAACGAAACGCTGCCGGCCCGGCCCGGCTGGCGGTGGAGGAGGTTTGGGGGGATCGTTGCGTTCTGGTGTCTGATAGGTCCGGTATTTGCCCAGACCAACCGCCAGGAGATTGGAAACCCCATAGCGCAGGTACATACTTCCAAGGAATATAACGCGCACGGCCAGAATTTCGCAATCGTACAGGACAAGCGCGGTTTGCTTTATTTTGGGAATTTTGCGGGGGTACTTGAATACGATGGTGCTACCTGGCGCACGATTCCCACCGATAATTATGCCAAGGTATCGTCGTTGTATCTGGACCCGTCAGGAAAAATTTTTGTGGGGGCCAACGGTGAGTTTGGCTACCTGAAGCCCGACGCCAAAGGTACCCTCCACTTTGAAAGCCTGAGCGATAGCCTGGCGACTACCTTTGGTGAAATCATTGCGGTACTGGGCACAAAGGCCGGGGTTTATTTTGTGGGCAAACGGAATATCTACCTCTGGCAAAACCGTCTCCTGCGGGAATGGCGCACCGATGATCCTATTCGCTCGGCTTTCAGCGTGAACGGGCAAATCTATTTTTACCAGAAAAAAAAGGGACTTACGCGCTTTAATGGCGAGCATAGTACCCCTGTGGCCTTGGCTCCAGGGCTTCCTCCTTTATTGGACATGAGTGCCTTGCTACCACTCGATGGCGGTTCGGTGCTGGTAGCCACCAGCAACCAGGGACTGTACAAGCTGACGGGAAACCGCATTGAGCGCTTCGATTCACCTGCCAATGCCTACCTCATTGCCAATCAGATTAGCGCAGGACTTCGGCTTGGGAACGGTACCCTGGCTCTGGCCACGCTTCAGGGTGGGGTAGCTGTTCTGGATCGGCAGGGAACCA is from Salmonirosea aquatica and encodes:
- a CDS encoding GNAT family N-acetyltransferase; translated protein: MNYPSITNTIYPIVNPLAMTRTLHQLSKGLEIKEVFYPNQMTEIGKFRIRGWKNESGVNPDFFAKDLWLDEIDRFSHHWVATVNQTIVAVSRLSFHDSLSDVPYANLLKPEHRPYFENRRIASINRLVVAPEYRGMGLAGQMDRIRIECATRQADVMIAFPQLSRIESLQRKGFVLIEQLENIPEMPERPFFVMALDLKKGSIDE